Proteins from one Ipomoea triloba cultivar NCNSP0323 chromosome 1, ASM357664v1 genomic window:
- the LOC116026027 gene encoding increased DNA methylation 3-like: protein MSSHQYAELPQVKPLVTLSGTAKEGAIGPTLGLIDIGESEYAYLFQVSLPGVRDKGNLKCEIQRDGKVQIEGVVSESQLLKNASEVYQVNVQELCPPGPFTVSFSLPGAVDPRLCSLTFRQDGILEVVVLKFGLPRVSAEGLSENWSNGWFQPS from the exons ATGAGTTCTCATCAATATGCAGAGCTCCCTCAAGTAAAACCACTTGTAACATTAAGTGGTACTGCAAAAGAAGGTGCCATTGGACCGACCCTTGGTTTGATTGACATTGGTGAGAGCGAGTATGCTTACCTCTTCCAAGTTTCCCTTCCTGGAGTAAGAGATAAAG GTAATTTAAAATGCGAGATACAGAGAGATGGCAAAGTCCAGATAGAAGGTGTGGTCTCAGAGTCTCAGCTTTTAAAGAACGCCTCTGAAGTTTATCAAGTGAATGTACAAGAGCTTTGCCCACCCGGACCATTCACCGTATCATTCAGTTTGCCAGGAGCAGTGGATCCCAGGCTATGTTCTCTAACATTCAGACAAGATGGTATTCTAGAAGTTGTCGTACTGAAGTTTGGATTACCTCGTGTTTCAGCGGAAGGTTTGTCTGAAAATTGGTCCAATGGCTGGTTCCAACCTTCTTAA
- the LOC116018269 gene encoding protein CUP-SHAPED COTYLEDON 3: MLGIEEILCELNRDEDNEQGLPPGFRFHPTDEELITFYLASKVFHGTFSGIHITEVDLNRCEPWELPDVAKMGEREWYFFSLRDRKYPTGLRTNRATGAGYWKATGKDREVYSASSGALLGMKKTLVFYRGRAPRGEKTKWVMHEYRLDGHFSCRHTCKEEWVICRIYHKIGEKRNAIMVQAGGGQSYPTLKTLTSSANVALPPFPEMQSQNPMQNHHHHHKSFVFHHQENDLKSINHHHPLLPQTNLLGLPSINGVLSSSFSAITSNKATPTTSKANTDKYNMLDCNNTILLPSSSSSSILFKSQTGSSKSTATATTIAAANCKISPCHLSETEKYQNNPLFYGMGMGASPVTGFGFETMMPSATATFDGMSTSSEGFTRTCSQMVDPPIQLTADSWPMDL; encoded by the exons atgttgGGCATAGAAGAGATACTGTGCGAGCTGAATAGAGATGAGGATAACGAGCAGGGTTTGCCTCCTGGTTTTAGGTTTCATCCCACCGACGAAGAGCTCATCACCTTCTACCTCGCCTCCAAGGTCTTCCATGGCACCTTCTCCGGCATCCACATCACAGAAGTCGACCTCAACCGCTGCGAACCTTGGGAGCTCCCAG ATGTGGCAAAGATGGGAGAGAGAGAATGGTACTTCTTTAGCCTTCGGGACCGCAAGTATCCGACCGGGTTGAGAACCAACCGGGCGACGGGAGCCGGGTACTGGAAGGCCACCGGAAAAGACAGGGAGGTTTACAGTGCATCCAGCGGGGCACTTCTGGGCATGAAAAAGACACTCGTTTTTTACCGAGGTCGAGCCCCTCGCGGTGAGAAGACCAAATGGGTCATGCACGAATATCGCCTTGACGGTCATTTTTCTTGCCGTCACACTTGTAAG GAGGAATGGGTGATATGCAGAATTTATCATAAGATAGGGGAGAAGAGAAATGCAATAATGGTGCAGGCAGGAGGAGGACAAAGCTACCCTACCTTAAAGACATTGACATCATCGGCCAACGTAGCCTTACCTCCATTTCCTGAAATGCAGTCTCAGAATCCAATGcagaatcatcatcatcaccacaagTCCTTTGTATTTCATCACCAAGAAAACGACCTTAAATCCATAAATCACCACCACCCTCTACTTCCTCAAACCAACCTCCTAGGCCTCCCCTCCATAAATGGTGTCCTTTCCTCGTCTTTTTCTGCCATCACTTCTAATAAAGCAACACCAACCACCTCAAAAGCCAACACAGACAAATACAACATGCTAGATTGTAACAACACAATCTTGTTAccctcttcttcatcatcatccatccTATTCAAATCTCAAACCGGATCATCCAAATCCACTGCTACTGCTACTACTATTGCTGCTGCAAATTGCAAAATTTCTCCGTGCCATCTTTCCGAAACCGAAAAATACCAGAACAACCCGCTCTTTTATGGAATGGGGATGGGCGCTAGCCCCGTCACAGGATTTGGATTCGAGACGATGATGCCATCAGCTACTGCTACTTTTGATGGCATGTCTACTTCCTCTGAAGGTTTCACCAGGACCTGTTCTCAGATGGTGGATCCCCCTATTCAACTCACTGCAGATTCTTGGCCTATGGATCTCTAA
- the LOC116025997 gene encoding probable inorganic phosphate transporter 1-9 produces the protein MALKVLSALDSAKTQYYHFKAIIIAGMGLFTDAYDLFCIPPIMKLLAHIHYPDKCEVSPAVNSTMVGIALLGTVIGKLGFGRLGDLVGRRRVYGFALVLMIVSSVGCGFSICTSRTCVLLSLGFFRFLLGVGIGGDYPLSATIMSEFANKRTRGAFIAAVFSMQGFGILLSSTVTMVVCSIFIRAANLSPENLHTPASADLAWRIIVMIGAVPAGMTYYWRMMMPETARYTALVEKNLLQAAKDMEKVLDVSLSPIKEEEEEDIDPELSSPITNTHFCNNDYSLFSTEFFHRHGRHLLACSLSWFLVDVVFYSSNLFQSHIYHQYLPETTKNAFVEAFNIAKLQTIIAICSTVPGYFFTVYFIDRIGRVKIQIMGFFFMAMGLFAIGIPYHSFWAENNAGIRGVGFMFLYGLTFFFSNFGPNTTTFIVPAELFPARFRTTCHGISGAAGKLGAIIGAVGFSWASHKYKQKEHSAAGIGMTSALLVMLGGVCIAGMITTYLLTPETKGRSLEDNENFEEHPQTCTSASMCLSHCFKGYTAVEPRSSASPNNNLAASIN, from the exons ATGGCGTTGAAAGTGCTTTCGGCACTGGACTCCGCAAAAACGCAGTATTATCACTTCAAAGCTATCATCATAGCCGGCATGGGTTTATTCACCGATGCCTACGACCTCTTCTGTATCCCTCCCATCATGAAACTCCTCGCTCACATCCATTATCCGGACAAATGCGAAGTTTCTCCGGCCGTCAACTCAACCATGGTGGGAATAGCCCTCCTTGGAACCGTGATAGGCAAGCTGGGTTTCGGGCGGCTGGGCGATCTGGTGGGGCGACGGCGAGTCTACGGCTTTGCACTGGTGCTCATGATTGTGAGCTCTGTAGGGTGCGGATTCTCTATCTGCACCTCCAGGACATGCGTCCTCCTAAGCCTGGGTTTCTTCAGGTTCTTGTTGGGAGTGGGGATTGGCGGTGACTACCCTCTGTCCGCCACCATAATGTCGGAGTTTGCTAACAAGAGGACGCGCGGCGCTTTCATTGCGGCCGTGTTTTCCATGCAGGGTTTTGGGATCCTGCTCAGCTCCACCGTCACCATGGTTGTTTGTTCCATCTTTATCCGGGCTGCCAACCTCTCGCCGGAAAATCTTCATACTCCGGCGTCGGCGGACTTGGCCTGGAGAATTATTGTGATGATAGGTGCAGTGCCGGCAGGAATGACGTATTACTGGCGTATGATGATGCCAGAGACCGCCAG ATACACTGCTTTGGTGGAGAAAAATTTGTTGCAAGCAGCCAAGGACATGGAAAAGGTGTTGGACGTTTCATTAAGCCCCAtaaaggaggaggaggaagaggataTAGATCCAGAATTATCTTCACCCATAACAAACACACATTTCTGTAATAATGACTATTCCTTATTCTCCACAGAATTCTTCCACAGACATGGGCGCCACCTCCTTGCTTGTTCCCTCTCCTGGTTTCTTGTGGACGTCGTCTTCTACAGCAGCAACCTCTTTCAATCCCACATTTACCACCAGTATCTCCCTGAAACCACAAAAAATGCTTTCGTAGAGGCCTTTAACATCGCAAAACTCCAAACCATCATCGCCATTTGCTCCACAGTTCCGGGCTATTTTTTCACGGTCTACTTCATCGATCGCATTGGCAGAGTTAAAATCCAGATAATGGGGTTCTTTTTCATGGCCATGGGGTTATTCGCCATTGGAATCCCTTATCACAGCTTCTGGGCGGAGAACAATGCAGGGATTAGGGGTGTAGGGTTTATGTTCCTTTACGGACtcaccttcttcttctccaatttCGGGCCAAACACAACCACTTTCATTGTGCCGGCGGAACTTTTCCCGGCACGGTTTAGAACAACGTGCCATGGAATATCCGGCGCCGCCGGGAAATTGGGGGCGATTATTGGGGCGGTTGGCTTCTCCTGGGCTTCCCATAAGTACAAGCAGAAAGAACATTCAGCAGCAGGGATTGGAATGACGTCGGCGTTGTTGGTAATGCTGGGCGGAGTTTGCATCGCCGGAATGATAACCACCTACTTGCTGACGCCGGAGACCAAGGGGCGATCATTGGAGGACAACGAAAATTTTGAGGAACATCCTCAAACATGTACTTCTGCTTCTATGTGTCTCTCGCACTGTTTCAAAGGCTACACTGCTGTTGAGCCACGATCATCAGCATCGCCTAACAATAATCTCGCTGCttctattaattaa